A region of Schistosoma mansoni strain Puerto Rico chromosome 1, complete genome DNA encodes the following proteins:
- a CDS encoding putative r-specific enoyl-CoA hydratase yields the protein MLQSNRFISIGDRISLIRKITTKDVKDFAKLTGDINPIHLDSNYAKQTRYQKCVVHGIFVQGLISCLLGVHFPGTGCVVHAISLFVDETCRIEAVVSKLRGRLATFDVNAYECERNANILIGCFDVFLTREQLSLKPPVDNEIVYHSD from the exons ATGTTACAATCTAATCGGTTTATTTCAATTGGTGATCGAATATCTCTTATTAGAAAAATTACAACTAAAGATGTGAAGGATTTTGCAAAACTTACTGGTGATATTAATCCAATTCATTTAGATTCGAATTATGCTAAACAAACACGTTATCAAAAATGTGTTGTACATGGAATCTTTGTTCAAGG TCTAATTTCTTGTTTGCTTGGTGTACATTTCCCTGGGACCGGATGTGTTGTACATGCAATAAGCT TATTTGTCGATGAAACGTGTCGAATAGAAGCTGTAGTATCTAAATTACGCGGAAGATTAGCTACTTTCGATGTAAATGCTTATGAATGCGAAAGAAATGCg AATATTCTCATTGGTTGTTTCGATGTATTTCTAACACGTGAACAACTTTCTTTAAAGCCACCAGTTGATAATGAAATTGTCTATCATAGTGATTAA